Part of the candidate division KSB1 bacterium genome, TTTTACGCCATGGTGGATACCGCGATGTGGGGCGGCTCACCGGGACGTAACATGGCTTCCACCGAAACCGGTTTGCCCGCAGAGTGGGACCCGGAATCCGGAAAAAACATCAAATGGACTGCACAGTTGGGGTCGCAGACTTATGGCAATCCGGTGATAATCGGCGGTAAAATATTTGTTGGCACCA contains:
- a CDS encoding pyrrolo-quinoline quinone, with the protein product MVKKRGLLLIRILVGIGILSTIGFYAMVDTAMWGGSPGRNMASTETGLPAEWDPESGKNIKWTAQLGSQTYGNPVIIGGKIFVGTNNQAVRNPKLKGDRGVVMVFRESDGKFLWQAAHSKLASG